In Corvus moneduloides isolate bCorMon1 chromosome 3, bCorMon1.pri, whole genome shotgun sequence, one DNA window encodes the following:
- the STX11 gene encoding syntaxin-11, translating to MKDRLSELREFARLHNQQFSDSDDDENSPQDILLYETDYALEILHKDIQNIRTENDHLKADVNRLRKQNTRFLTSMRRLSSIKRDTNCIARDIKARGENIHRKLQVMRDFCEDAITKYGAMSVIARVAKNHYVDLMHTFQDAMFDYNATEMNQRENCKIRIQRQLEIMGKDVSGNQIEEMIEQGKWDVFSENLLSDVKGARSALNEIETRHKELVKLEGRIKEVHELFLQVALLVEEQADTFDVIEINMQNVEDYVGDAKEQVKKALEYRRKHPLRTILCCCLSCCRR from the coding sequence ATGAAAGACCGTCTAAGTGAGCTGCGTGAATTTGCCAGGTTACACAACCAGCAGTTTTCTGATAGTGATGATGATGAAAATTCACCCCAGGATATTCTCCTTTATGAGACGGATTATGCCTTGGAAATTCTTCACAAGGACATACAGAACATCCGGACAGAAAATGACCACCTAAAAGCCGATGTCAACCGtctcagaaagcaaaacacCCGCTTCCTGACTTCCATGCGCCGTCTTAGTAGCATCAAACGAGATACTAACTGTATTGCCAGAGACATTAAGGCCCGTGGAGAAAACATCCACAGGAAACTGCAGGTAATGAGAGATTTTTGTGAAGATGCAATAACAAAATATGGAGCTATGTCTGTCATTGCCAGGGTGGCAAAGAACCACTACGTTGACCTCATGCACACATTTCAGGACGCTATGTTTGATTACAATGCAACGGAGATGAACCAGCGGGAGAACTGCAAGATTCGAATTCAGCGGCAGCTGGAGATCATGGGCAAAGATGTTTCTGGCAACCAGATTGAGGAGATGATTGAGCAAGGCAAATGGGATGTCTTCTCCGAGAATCTCTTGTCGGATGTTAAGGGGGCTCGCTCAGCCTTGAATGAGATAGAGACACGACATAAGGAGCTGGTGAAGTTAGAAGGTCGCATTAAGGAAGTTCATGAGCTCTTTCTGCAGGTGGCCCTGCTGGTGGAGGAACAGGCAGACACCTTCGATGTTATTGAGATAAATATGCAGAATGTTGAGGACTATGTAGGAGATGCTAAAGAGCAAGTGAAAAAAGCTTTGGAATACAGGAGAAAACATCCCCTCAGAACaatcctctgctgctgcttatCATGTTGCAGAAGGTGA